The following proteins are encoded in a genomic region of Papaver somniferum cultivar HN1 unplaced genomic scaffold, ASM357369v1 unplaced-scaffold_10, whole genome shotgun sequence:
- the LOC113326587 gene encoding alpha-aminoadipic semialdehyde synthase-like — MIGNGVVGILSETTNKWERRAPLTPSHCARLLHSVGTGNSGVTRIILQPSTKRIHHNALYEDVGCEVSEDLSECGLILGIKQPKLEMILPNKAYAFFSHTHKAQKENMPLLDKILAENASLFDYELIVGDHGKRLLAFGKFAGRAGLIDFLHGLGK; from the exons ATGATTGGAAATGGTGTTGTGGGAATTCTATCAGAGACAACAAACAAATGGGAACGAAGAGCTCCGTTAACTCCATCACACTGTGCTCGTCTTTTGCATTCCGTGGGAACTGGGAATTCCGGTGTCACGCGTATAATCCTTCAACCTTCAACCAAACGTATTCATCATAACGCTTTGTATGAAGATGTTGGCTGCGAGGTCTCAGAGGATCTCTCTGAATGTGGTCTAATTTTGggaatcaaacaaccaaag TTGGAGATGATTCTACCGAACAAGGCGTATGCGTTCTTCTCGCATACTCATAAGGCGCAGAAGGAGAACATGCCTTTGTTAGATAAA ATTTTGGCCGAAAACGCGTCGTTGTTTGATTATGAGCTTATTGTTGGGGATCATGGCAAGAGGTTGCTTGCATTTGGGAAATTTGCGGGTAGAGCTGGACTAATCGATTTTTTACACGGTTTAGGAAAGT GA
- the LOC113326588 gene encoding alpha-aminoadipic semialdehyde synthase-like translates to MVEPKDPTRTFDKADYYAHAEHYNPIFHEKIAPYASVIVNCMYWEKRFPRLLSIKQLQELTKNGCPLIGVADITCDIGGSIEFVNQTTQIETPFFRYDPLSDSYHDDMEGKGVICLAVDILPTEFAKEASKHFGDILSQFVGNLASTKNLSELPSPLKRACIAHGGALTSLYEYIPRMRKSDLDDSSESIANGKLAKKKHNIRVSLSGHLFDKFLINEALDIIEAAGGSFHLAKCDVGQSSFAMSFSELEVGVDDRTVLDQIIDSLNSLASANEDSGDFDKNENKFSMKFGKVSESVAEKGEDLEDRPVVLILGAGRVCRPAAEFLAAAGSISCLGNDDTDEPKDVQVILASLYLKDAQETIEGIKNATAVQLDITDQESLCKYISQVDVVISLLPPSCHITIAKACIELKKNLVTASYVDDSMSKLNEEARISGITILGEMGLDPGIDHMMAMKMINQAHARKGIIKSFTSYCGGLPSPEAANNPLGYKFSWNPAGAIKAGRNPATYKYCGETMYVDGDKLYDSATRFRIPNLPAFALECLPNRNSLVYGDFYGIGDEASTIFRGTLRYEGTIGEIMACLAKIGFFNTEPHPAPKEGKTVTFGTFLDELIKVNCDDTVETVRYGNEIVERLITLGACKERACAAKTAKTIRFLGLHEQTEIPVSCKSAFDITCLRMEERLAYVDTEQDMVLLHHEVEIEFPDGRPTEKHQTSLLEFGKIKNGKTTTAMAVTVGIPAAIGALLLLQNKIKTKGVLRPLEPEVYMPALDILEAYGFKLSEKME, encoded by the exons ATGGTTGAACCCAAGGATCCCACCagaacttttgacaaa GCTGATTATTATGCACACGCCGAACACTACAACCCCATTTTCCATGAAAAGATAGCTCCATATGCTTCTGTGATTG TCAATTGTATGTACTGGGAGAAAAGATTTCCGCGATTGCTAAGTATTAAGCAGCTTCAAGAGCTCACAAAGAACGGATGCCCACTAATTGGAGTTGCTGACATAACTTGTGACATTGGAGGCtcaatagaatttgtcaaccaaACCACACAAATAGAGACACCTTTCTTCAG GTATGATCCGCTTTCTGATTCATACCACGACGACATGGAAGGAAAAGGTGTCATATGTCTAGCCGTCGACATTCTTCCAACGGAGTTTGCAAAAGAG GCATCTAAGCATTTTGGTGATATATTATCCCAATTTGTTGGCAACTTGGCATCCACTAAAAACCTTTCAGAACTGCCATCTCCATTGAAAAGAGCTTGCATAGCACATGGAGGAGCTCTTACTTCTTTATATGAATATATCCCTCGGATGCGCAAATCTGATCTAGA TGATTCTTCAGAAAGTATAGCAAATGGCAAATTGGCAAAGAAGAAACACAACATTCGG GTATCGTTAAGTGGTCATTTGTTCGATAAATTCCTGATAAACGAGGCGTTGGATATTATTGAAGCTGCAGGTGGTTCATTTCATCTAGCTAAGTGTGACGTGGGCCAGAGTTCGTTCGCCATGTCATTCTCTGAACTTGAA GTTGGTGTTGATGATAGAACAGTTCTAGATCAAATTATCGATTCCTTAAATTCTCTTGCCAGTGCAAATGAGGATTCTGGAGATTTCGATAAAAACGAGAATAAATTCTCTATGAAGTTTGGTAAGGTCAGTGAGAGTGTGGCTGAGAAGGGAGAAGACTTGGAAGATAGACCTGTAGTTTTGATTTTGGGTGCAGGCCGTGTCTGCCGACCAGCTGCTGAGTTCTTAGCTGCAGCTGGAAGCATTTCATGTTTGGGGAATGATGATACAGACGAACCGAAAGATGTTCAGGTTATTCTGGCATCCCTCTACCTAAAAGATGCACAAGAG ACTATAGAAGGCATTAAGAATGCAACAGCGGTTCAGCTTGATATAACGGACCAGGAAAGCCTTTGCAAGTATATCTCGCAG GTTGACGTTGTTATCAGCTTACTACCACCTAGTTGCCACATCACCATCGCGAAGGCGTGTATCGAG CTCAAAAAGAACCTTGTAACTGCTAGCTACGTCGATGATTCCATGTCCAAGTTAAATGAGGAGGCTAGGATTTCTGGTATTACAATTCTTGGTGAAATGGGATTGGATCCAGGCATTG ACCATATGATGGCGATGAAAATGATCAACCAAGCACATGCAAGAAAGGGAATAATAAAGTCGTTTACTTCCTACTGTGGAGGACTTCCATCTCCAGAGGCCGCAAACAATCCATTGGGATATAAATTCAG TTGGAATCCTGCAGGAGCTATCAAAGCTGGGAGGAATCCAGcaacatacaagtattgtggaGAAACTATGTACGTTGATG GGGATAAACTTTATGATTCAGCGACAAGGTTCAGGATACCTAATCTGCCAGCTTTTGCTTTGGAGTGTCTCCCAAACCGTAACTCCTTGGTCTACGGAGATTTTTACGGGATAGGCGACGAAGCTTCAACCATCTTCAGGGGAACCCTGCGCTATGAAGGCAC GATTGGAGAAATAATGGCATGTCTGGCAAAAATTGGTTTCTTCAACACTGAACCTCATCCTGCTCCGAAAGAAGGAAAAACAGTTACATTTGGTACCTTCCTAGATGAACTAATAAAAGTTAACTGTGACGATACAGTGGAAACTGTGAGATACGGAAATGAAATAGTTGAAAGGCTAATTACACTCGGTGCTTGCAAAGAAAGAGCTTGTGCAGCAAAAACTGCAAAGACCATCAG GTTTTTGGGACTCCATGAACAAACCGAAATCCCTGTTTCTTGTAAAAGTGCATTTGACATAACCTGCCTGCGCATGGAGGAGAGACTAGCCTATGTTGACACAGAGCAG GACATGGTGCTTCTGCATCATGAAGTGGAGATAGAATTTCCAGATGGCCGACCAACAGAAAAGCATCAAACCTCTCTATTGGAATTTGGAAAGATTAAGAATGGGAAAACTACTACAGCCATGGCTGTCACTGTTGGAATTCCTGCAGCCATAGGAGCCCTG CTATTACTAcagaacaaaatcaaaacaaaaggtgTCTTACGACCTCTCGAACCTGAAGTATACATGCCAG CACTGGACATCTTAGAGGCTTACGGTTTTAAATTGTCAGAGAAGATGGAATAA
- the LOC113326586 gene encoding probable ribose-5-phosphate isomerase 2 — protein sequence MASAISPPHQQQHPHLLRPSPPPPETTTTSMIEPPPISSSSSSETSTPHHLTQDELKKMAAYKAVELVKSGMILGLGTGSTSYYAVNRIGELLKNGTLKNIIGIPTSLKTKQQAISLGIPISDLDSHPVLDLSIDGADEVDPGLNLVKGRGGSLLREKMIEGASKKLVVIVDETKLVEKLGSSTGLAMPVEVVPFCWGYTAECLKRLFNGCEVKLRIGGDGKPFKTDNENYIVEMYFGEDIGDLNVASDKMHRIVGVVEHGMFIDMATTVIVAGERGITVKHKASS from the coding sequence ATGGCGTCTGCAATTTCTCCaccacatcaacaacaacacccaCACCTCCTCCGCCCCTCACCACCACCCCCAGAAACCACCACCACTTCCATGATAGAACCACCaccaatttcatcatcatcatcatcagaaacaTCAACACCCCACCACCTAACTCAAGACGAATTGAAAAAAATGGCAGCATACAAAGCAGTAGAGCTAGTCAAATCCGGTATGATTCTCGGCTTAGGCACCGGCTCAACATCATACTACGCCGTCAACAGAATCGGAGAGCTTCTAAAAAACGGCACATTGAAGAACATCATCGGAATCCCAACTTCATTGAAAACAAAACAACAAGCTATTTCATTGGGTATACCGATTTCCGATTTGGATTCTCACCCTGTTCTTGATTTATCGATTGACGGTGCCGACGAAGTTGATCCGGGGCTCAATCTCGTCAAAGGCCGTGGCGGGTCGTTGCTCCGGGAGAAAATGATTGAAGGGGCGTCCAAGAAATTGGTTGTGATTGTGGATGAGACTAAGTTGGTTGAGAAATTGGGGTCTAGTACCGGATTGGCGATGCCGGTGGAGGTTGTGCCCTTCTGTTGGGGGTACACGGCGGAGTGTTTGAAGAGGTTGTTTAATGGGTGTGAGGTGAAATTGAGGATTGGGGGTGATGGGAAGCCGTTTAAGACGGATAATGAGAATTATATTGTGGAAATGTATTTTGGGGAAGATATTGGGGATTTGAATGTTGCTAGTGATAAGATGCATAGGATTGTTGGTGTTGTGGAGCATGGGATGTTTATTGATATGGCGACGACTGTTATTGTTGCTGGGGAGCGTGGAATCACTGTCAAGCATAAAGCTTCTTCTTGA